The Onychomys torridus chromosome 23, mOncTor1.1, whole genome shotgun sequence genome segment CAGGGCCACCATATTACTGCCACTTTCCCTGCAGCTCTATCTAGCCTGACCAGTTCACTGTCAGTGCTTTGGTTATATCTCTGTCTTCACTGACAAAGAGCAGCCCTTAGTGTTACCATATACATCTTTCTGGAAATGGCAAGTCAGGCTGCTTATCTAGGCTTACTGTTTCTGTCCCTGGCCTCCTCTGCTTTTGTTGCTAGATGGCTTGTCCTCACCTGTGGCTACCTCTCTATCCTACACACTGGGATAGTTACAGCCTCGAACTCTGTTGCATCTCTACCTGGAGGCTCATGAGGAATCTTAACTTCCAAAGTTAGAGCACTCTGCCAGCACTTGTCCCTTTCCCACAGGAGACGCTAGTAGTGTTTCTTCAGCTGCCTAGGCCAAAATATGGACTGATGCTAGACTTCCCTGGCTCTTAGTTGAGCATGCTAACCTGTAGTAAGTGCTCATCTTTCCTTTCCTACCCTGGTCCACATCTTGTCTCATGAGTCTGTGTTAACCCTCTTCCTCCCATCCTAGACTTTTTCAAATGATAACCAAAGTCATCTCCATAAACGCAACAGCCCTCTCTGTTGTGTCTCAGCTGCTTGCCACATCATGACCCACCCTATCCCCCTGAGCTTGCTCTGCCCTGACACACCCTTGGATGGCACATCTGTTACTCATACACTCCTACTTGAGGACCTTTGTGTAACCTATGACCCCAGCCTCATAGCCCCTCCCTCCCCGAGACCTCCCCAGCCTGCTCCTGTGCCTCTGCCGACCACGGTCTCCACCGTTTGTGCCTGCCCTAGCAGCCTCTTGGCAGTCCCTGCGTGGGTTCTCTGAGCGTCCACTGCCTGCCCTGTTTGCTTGCTCGCCCGGCCTGCCTTTGCAGACCTGTCAGCACACTGAGTGCTGCTCTGACTACTGGGTCTGTGTCCTTACTGCTGTGGCGGGGCTGATGAGCAGTGAGGAAGGACTGGCTCTTCTGAGCCCCTTCCAAGTTTCCAGTTCAGGGGAGGGGCTATGTGTAGGTTCTCCAGTGCAGTGGTTCACAGCCCCTTTGGGGTCAAGTGATCCTTTCATAGGGttctcatatcagatatttatattatgatttgtaacagaagcaaaatgacagttatgaagtagcaatgaaaataattctatggttggggtcatATAACacgaagaactatattaaagggtgagctttaggaaggttgagaaccactgccctagttAGTGCCCTCTAGGCATTGGCCTCTTGTTGTGTTCCTAGACAAGGACCTTGCAGCTCAGGTCCTTGGTAACTGTCCCCATGGACAAAATGTCCcttcttgctttctgtttctcactGATTAATGGGCCTTCTGTCTCATCCCCATAGCACCCAATTTACATCCTATTTCTGCAAAGTGTGGTTGCAGTCTGCTCTTCCTTCCGAGCCATAACCTGCAGCCATGCTTCCTCCCACTGGTGGTCACAGTGGTGCTGCTCATTAGATTTCTGGGGCTGTCAGTTCAGAATGTGAGGTGCTGGAAGAGAAGCTGCTCAAGAGTGAGCTGACCCTGCCTCCACGCAGGTGAGCCTTGAGCTGCTATGCCATATAGGGTTCCTGTCCATACTCTGTCTTCTGGCAAAGGGCAGCTGGCATTTCGCCTGATGAGCACCACCCAGCTTTCTTCTGGTTTGAGTTAGTGGACAAATCCTTGACTTAGTCTTTGAAACCGCCTCATGATTGTCACTGCGGTGGTACAGGCTCATGCTGTAGAAGGCTCATGGGAGTACTCTCTTGCTTTCTGTAGGAAGCTTGCTGTATTCGACACGTGGAGTTCCCTGGCTGTACACATAGCAATGGACAACACTGTGGTGATGGAGGAAATCAGTAAGTGGCTCAGGGTTTGGCTGACAAGGCCACAGAGGGAGCCTCAGCTAGAGAGTTGGAGGCTCAGCAGCACTGGCACTTTCCAACAGTAAGGGAACATCTGTCCACCCCATTCTGTTACTGTGTCTACTAGGCCAAGGGAGAGAAAGGCATTCTCTTCAGCATCAGgttagttatttgtgtgtgtgctacagaTAACATGTTAAAGCTTAGTATAATGGCACAGGCCACATACAGATGATTCCATCGCAAGAGAATCATTTCAGTTCATGAATTAAAGGCCAGGACAGCCTtgacataaagaaaaaacaatctgTTAATGTATGCTTTTCACTGAATTAATGCACCACAGTGAAGGGCTTTTCAGCTACCCCATCTCCAGCAAAGGATCCTGAGAAGGAGGTGCATGGTTCTGGAATGAAGGCCTGCCAGCAGCCTGAGGGAAACCAGACACCCAAACTGATTTCTAAGGGGaaagtggtacatgcctataatcctagtgcttggaaAATGGAGGTAGGAAggtcagtagttcaaggccagcctgggctacataagaccctaaatcaaaagcaaaagtagctgggtgtggtagactatacctttaatcctagtactttggaggtagaggtaggtggatcaccatgaattcaaggccagcctgatctatatagtttAGATATGCTGAGGCAGGCTAGGATGATacacagagccagttccaggacagctggagaagtgactgggcagttaagagcactggttgcccttccagaggaatggagttcaattcccagcacctacatgccaGCTCACAGCTGACAGTAACTCCAGTGACAGGGTATCCAATAAActtaaataagttattttaaaaaattaaaaattgcctggcggtggtggcgcacgcctttaatcccagcacttgggaggcagagactggcagatctttgtgagttcaaggccagcctgggctacagagtgagctctaggacaggctccaaagctacacagagaaaccctgtctcaaaaaacaaaacaaaataaagaatttattCATTAAAGACTTGATACTCCAGAAATCTATGGAACTGTTGTTCttaaagattttgtgtgtgtgtgtgtgtgtgcgcgcgcgcgcgcgcgcgctcgctCGCGTGCACATGTGCACTCAGAAGTCTTTGGAGGCCCAAAAAAGTCATTAGATCCGTAGATGGAGTTACAGTGGTTGTGAACAGTcggatgtgggtgctagggaatGGACTCAGATCATCAAGTGCTGTTAACAACTGAATCATGTCTGCAGCCCCCATAgtaacttaaataaaaaaaaagtttgtgtgtgtatgtgtgcccatgtgcagATGCATGTATGTTAAAGTGTGCATTTgccatgtgaaggtcagaggacagtttttgggcgttggctctctccttcaccCGTGGCCTTTGGGGCTCTGGTCCTTGGGTTGCGTGGCCagtactttttaactttttacctGCTGCACCATCCTTCTCCCCAGCCGTAAACTGGTAGATAGGGCACTGTGGGAGCATGCTGGCGCAGTCTCTCCTGTAGTTCCAGGGCTGTCTGTAGTGTCCGTACTGGACCAGTAAGCTCGTAAACTGAGGCCCGTCCTGAAGATGTGGGTCAGAGCTGGAGAGGAGCCTGAGTCTGCATCTCTTACAGCTCCTGGAGGGTGCTGAGGCTGCTTGCCAGTGATCGGCACCTGGTCAGAAGTGATGTGCTCATCACATGACATAAAACATCTGACTCTGGATTTAGGAAAAGCTACATCAGGACATGGTGAAAGGACAGAGCTCGGGTAAAGAGGCTGGAGCCCCTGAGCATGGTGTAGTGTGGTGGGGTAGTTAAGAGAGTTCTCAGTTGCTTTGGGCTTTTGAGGGCATCAGTGAAGACAGGAAGCATGAGATGGCACTtcaccaaatctgatgacctgagtttcattcccgTGACTCAGCATGGTGGAGAGCAAACCAGCCCTTCAATTTGGGCTCTGCTCTCTACACAAGTGCTGTTGCTcacatgttcacatgcacacagataaacATAGATGTGGTCAAAActttttaagggttggggattttagctcagatttggggatttatttagctcagtggtagagcacttgcctagcaagcacaaggtcctgggttcgatccttagctcaaaaaaaaaaaaaaaagactttaaaagaaGCAAGCTGCCTTTTTATCCTACTACGGAAGGTTGCCCATCGTAGCCCCGTTCCTAGAAATGGCAGCAGAGCAAAGGTAAGGGCACAGTGTAGTGGCAGCAGGTTCTTCCTTCCTTCGGACTTCTTAAACTGCTTGTGAATGGAACAGTTAGGGAAGAAGTGATGTCATTCATAAAGACTGCCAAAGCCTCCTTCATCCTGAGAGCTGGCCTATAGCAAcccccgcacacacacacccagtcctTCCATCTACCTCTGCCAGCCTTTAGTGTTGATGGATTtacttggtggtggtgatgtttttTTGAGATGGCCTTACTCTGTCTTGAACTTGGAGCAATCCCTCTGCCTCGGTccccctagtgctggaattacagctatGAGGCGACACTATACTAGCAATGTTGGTGGTTTGGACTAGGCCTTCATAATTGTACCAGGAAGTAGCAAGTCCCCAGATGCAAGGAGAAAGTGTAGATTAGAAAAAGTGTGTCATGTCAGCATTGAGGGAAGAAACTCACACACTATTGCAAGAGCAGCTGacggaggagggagggcaggaccAAGACAGCTGGACTAAAGCTTCCAAGTGGCCGGCCGGGAACTGAACAGAGATGGCTTCAAGTCAGATGTTTGCAGTGGAGCCTGTCAGTCAgagttgtcttctttttttttgccttttaggagtcattatttttctcactctctctttgtgggggtggggtgcccaCAGAGGGCCAGGAAAAGGAGTTGTGGGCACCCCATGTGcagaagcagtcagtgctcttaaccacccatTGCATCGTCTCAGGCACCCCTCTGCGTCTTGATCTCTGATAgcattaacattttaaagaacCTTGTTCAGTTAGGGGCCCACAAATTGGATTTGTCTGTTTCCTCAGGGTTGTGGttgagttttaaatattttcacaaagGCAAACATttggaccaccaccaccaggtaGCACTCAGTGACCTCTCAGACCATCATAGTGTCGGTGTGGTGTGATGCCACACACACCTGGGGAGGGTGATGTCTTTGTCTCAATGATGCCATTCCTTGAGATtaatgaagataattttttagaactattttttaaacataaaaacaggttataattcaaaagtctagttatttgaaactgaaaaaatattttctctgtagaaaatagtaaaaatgatagtTTCCCAacaagcccttttaagccaaatagcTGAATATATATTGATTAGATTCTCAAATACAGAAGAAACcttatcttcatctgttcagagagctatgttttatttAAGTTGTATAAGTGAGATTCTTATTCAGAAGATGATTCTTAATATATGTtgatgtgctgggcagtggtggcacacgcctttaatcccagcactcgggaggcagagccaggcggatctctgagttcgaggccatcctggtctaccaagtgagttccaggaaaggagcaaagctacacagagaaaccctgtctcgaaaaaccaatatatatatatatatatatgttgatgttctttgagacatttttttcttttttttctttttttcccagagctgaggactgaacccagggccttgcgcttgctaagaaagcactctaccactgagctaaatccccaaccctgaggcATTTTTTTTGAATACGTGACTGAGCATAGCGATTTTCCTAAACTGTCCCTCTTTACATGTTTATTGACAGGCATTCTTGATAGGTATTTAATCCTCTCTACCACTTTTAAATTTGAAAGACTCTGTTAGTGTCTGGGGggttcatggattttttttaccCAGTATGCTGCCTTTTTGATCCTATATTACCTTGCATCTGGCCTGTAGCACCCCTTCAGGCTGGCTGTGTCTTGACTGGGCGGAAGGCCAATATGTTTTATTACTGGGCATCCTTTTTTTTCTAGCCTTAGGGAAGAGCTCCTCCTGTGTGGTCAGTCCCACATGGGACTGCAGAACGTTGTGCGGTGTGTTCCACAATACTGGAGTTGTCTGACCACCAGACCCTAATTAGTAATTTATCGAAGGCTAGTCCAGTGCATTTAGACAGAAGACAGTTAGTAAAGGATAGAGAAGAGCTGTTTGTGGATGCTCTTCTTGTTGAGGAGAAGTCAGAGGGCTGGGTCTGCCCAGGCTGGAGAGACTACATGGCTGCTGCTGTAATTGTTTCTAAAGTGCATGTGggaccagtgaggtggctcagtgggtaaaggcactagTCATAATAGCCTGGCAAAAGGAGCCTGATCCCTTGAgaccatgtaaagatggaagggaggcctggtggtggtggcacatgcctttaatcccagcactcgggaggcagagccaggtggatctctctgagttcgaggccagcctggtttacagtgtgagatccaggacaggcaccaaaactacacagagaaactgtgtcttaaaaaaaaatagatggaagGGGGAACCAGCTCCACATGtggtcccctgacctccacatgcactgtGGGGCATATTTCTCTCCCACATGGTACgcactttgtttgtttgagatatataacaggctggtcttgaactcacacagatccctctgcctctgctaaATGCTAGGGTTAAAACTGTGTACCACTATGTACCACTATGCTTGGCTTAATGataattagaaatttaaaaaaaaataaagtgcaggctggggagatagttcaacagttaagagcactaggcTACTctcaggacccaggttcagttcccagccccctcccaaccatctctaactccagtcccaggagatccaacaccctcttctgtccttgaGGGCACTGTTTGCACATCAAGgccagacatacatataggcaaaacaaccatatacgtattttaaaatctttgtatgtagaaaatgtttcctgttttcttttcctttctttctttcagtgtgtATAAGCATTTTGCCTGTACGTGTGTGTACTACGTGCATTTCTAGTACTAGGGCAGGTCGGAAGGCGGCATTCAAACCCTGTAACTGGAATTAGGAGTGGTAGAAATGTCTCTGACTGGGAACATTTGTTCTCCAAGTTGTTTATATTTAAGCCacttgggatttttgttttgttgtgtttgttttaaattattagatgtatatgagtattttgctttcatgtatgtctgtgcactacttgAGTGCCTTGTGCCTTCAGAGGTCATAAGAGGGTGTTGCATcactggaactggggttacagacaattGGGAGttgccctgtgcatgctgggaatcaaatttgtGTCCTCTGAAAGCATACTCacgtactcttaaccactgagccatctctccagcccctaactaaTTACTTGGCTTTCAAAACACTCTTTCTCCTTGAGGAGAACTTCTGTCTACCTCTGCTTAGCTCATGAAAAACACATCTTCCCTTCCAGGAAGGTTGTGCAGGGCCAGCCTTCCCTGTGCAGGGGCTGCTGCACTTCCTACAGATTCAGAGCCGCACTGTAACGGGTTCCCTGCTGGAGCTGAAGTCACCAACAGGCCATCGGCCTGGAGACCCCTAGTACTTCTCATCCCTCTCCGCCTGGGACTTACAGACATCAATGAGGCCTATGTGGAGACGCTGAAGGTGAGTCTTCAGAGCAGCTCTTAACCTGGGCCTCTTGCTCCCAATTTTTCATCTATTTCAAAGTGTGATCAACTAGCTGTATCTTATAAGTGACGGTGAGAATTGAAATGTCtaaaggtgttttttgtttgttttgtttatttgcttgttcgtttgtttttgagacagggtttctctgtgtagcttttgaagcctgtcctggaactcactttgtagaccagactggcctagaattcatagagattcacctgcctctgcttcctgaatgctgggattaaaggcatgcagtcTAGAGTTTTATAAAGGATCTTCAAGACCAGTCAGCCTGTTGCTGAGGCTGGCAACAGGGTCTTCTATCTCTACCAGGTCTCTGCTGTGCCCTTCCTGGGTATCCCTTGAACCTCTACTTCTGACTGGATCAACGGTTCTCAACTCATGGGTCATAACCCCTTTCTGGGGGTTGAacaacctttcacaggggtcccatatcagatatcctgcatatcagatatttacatggtgatttgtaacagtagcaaaattacagttatgaagtggcaatgaaataattttatggatggggtcacagcatgaggaactgtattaaagggtcacagcattaggaaggttgaaaaccaccgGTCTGGAGGGTTGGGTGCCCATGAGGATGGGGACTGCAGACAGATTTACTGAGAAGCCATCCACCTACTTCTTTGATTTTCCCCACCCTTGTCAGAAAAACAAGAGGCAAACCCTCTTGAACTAGTTACCTCAGATTTTAAAGGAAGGAGTCACATTTGAGAGCCTTACTGTGTGGAATGACAGGCAGTACTTTTTGTTAAAATGTTTCACTTTTAATCACCTCTCAGTGTAAAACCAAGAATAAAATCTCTCCTTTATCTTGGTCTACTTGACTGTCCTGGCCACTCTGTCACTTGGGCTTCCCCTCACTGATTTCCCATTTTTCTCTGACCTGCCTCTTGTGGTCATTTCTCTTGTCCCATTGGGGCAGACTGATGTCTGGCCAGGCTACGTCTCCAGCCTGCTTGCTCACATCCCCACGAAACAGCTGCATGTTAGTCTCCACCATGTTCCCCAATCCCATCACCTATCCAGGGTTTACCCGGGTAGAACTAGGAGCCTGTGGTGTGCTTGAGTGCTGCCTGTACCGGAAGCTCTCTGGGTATGTCTTCCTGTTGTTCTTGTGTCATTCAGGTGGGCTTCTGGAGGCCGTGGCCTACCATTCTCCTGACTGTGTACTGTGCTAGTATGTGGGACTGTGTAGGAGCGTGCTCTTGCATGCTGTTGTAAGGCCAGTGTGCTCAGTggccttccctcttctctcctgcagCACTGTTTCATGATGCCCCAGTCCCTGGGTGTTATCGGAGGGAAGCCCAACAGTGCCCACTACTTTATTGGCTACGTTGGTGAGTCTGATTTACATGCTGTGCGTTCATAGGGATGATCTGTTTCCCTGAAGGAGTGGGTTTTTTCGGTGGAGTTGTGTTGTTAATTCACTTGCCTCCCCCTCACTCACTGGTGGCATGCACCCCATGCCCCCTGATGTTTTGATTTCTGCCTACCTTCTGTCTGCTGACTCTGATATGGTGGGTCTGGATGTTGCTCTAGCCGGCCCCCTCCCTACTCTAGGTAGCTGCATCTGACTTCTTTATCATCTTGCCCAGGTGAGGAACTCATTTATCTGGACCCCCATACTACACAGCCTGCAGTGGAGCTGACTGACAGCTGCTTTATCCCTGATGAGAGCTTCCATTGCCAACACCCTCCCTGCAGGATGGGCATTGGAGAGCTGGACCCGTCCATTGCCGTGGTATGTTCCAGCCATGCAAACTCCCAAGCAGTTGTAGAGACAGTCTGTGCCAGTCCTGCAGTGTTATACAAAGGAAAATGTCTACATCTTAATAGTTTTTCCAGCATTTTAGAGTATTAGCCTTATATAATTAAGGATTCTCTTATCCTCCCCAGAgactgtctgcctcctgagtggcaTTCAcaaccatagtgtgtgtgtgtgtgtgtgtgtgttgcctctGATTGAGTGTATGTACCaagtgtgagggtgtgtgttttTCCTACTCTATAAACTATAAATGACAGCTTGTTAGAGTCACCTGTCTGTACCTCTTTTCCTATTAGTTTTTTCCATCGTCAAAttgttgtttatttaatgtaTCTTGGAGATAATTCCCTTGAACAAACTTCTCAATCTCCCTTTTTGATCATACAGTAGGGATTTCTGATAATTTATATAAACCTGCCCACTCAAAATGTGTTTGGGAGGAAGAGGATGCAAAACCAAAAATGTCAAAACAGTGCCATACCCAGGGAAGTCATTGCCTAGTTAGGCTGCACATCATATTTTTTGTTGGCAAAGAGTACAGCATGTCTAGTACCAATATGtaacagtcacacagacacaacacCCAGTATACACTCTGTCATGTGTTCCCCTCCCAAGTTCTGTGGAGAGTAGACTGATGCTCTAGGGCTCAGACTTCCTATAGGTCCCACTGGTAAATTCCTCAGCTAacttgagtgtgtgcacatgacaGTGAATGCATCTCAGCAGCTCAGTGATTGGAACTTGATGTTCTGCCACCACCTAGACAGCCAGCCTTATGAAGATGCTAGACACATGGGGCTAGCAGGTGCGGGCAGCACCAAGGTTGAACCTCACTCCTAGCTTTGAGAGCTGAGATCAGAGGGAACACACGGTGGAGTTACTCCCCCTTGCCACCATGGCATAGGTCTTCCATCACCGAGCAGACTGTCTGCATGTGTGACCCAAAGCACGAGCAAAGCAGCCAGCCTGGCATGTACTGGCAGGTGCATGCCAGGCTCTCTGAAGACGAGAGACCACAGCTTCATGCTCAGTGATGTTGTCACTACTcacaatcatttttattttaggggTTTTTCTGTAAGACTGAGGAAGACTTTAACGATTGGTGTCAGCAAGTCAAAAAGGTCTGTAGCTGCCCCTGTCCAGAGCCAAGATGAAACTTCTGGGGACCCAGGCAATGAGGTGGCTGGGGTAAAGGGAGCCTCTTTGCATGGCCTAGCTAGGAACCCCGTTTACTGGTTGCATGGGGAGTTGTGATCCTGCCTCACACGTGTGGGCAGGCTGAATGGGGCAGGGTGCCTCTCTTGCTGCTTCTCTTGCCTATGTCTAGGCCATAATTGGCCATCGTTTACCTACCTAAGTTCTGCACATTAACTTTATGGTAGGGTTCTGGCCCACTCACCTACCTGCCTCATATGGTTATGGGATGGCAATAAATTGTATGCCAAAGGCTGCCCCTGTGCCAGTTGCTTCCTGCTGCCTTCCCTGTGCTTTCTGTGATCATGTATGCCTGATGGGGTGACAGACCATTCCCAGTGGGCAGGCCTGGGCTGTGTTGACCACTGGTCTGTGCTGTAACCTTTAGTGTGGATACCCCTTCCATGTTCTTATCTGTGAAATTAGACCTCTGCAGGCTGGAGGCTGTCGTGACTGTCGAGGTGCATCTAACAGCTGTGTCTCACTGACAGCTATCCCTGCTTGGCGGTGCCCTGCCCATGTTTGAGCTGGTAGAACAGCAGCCTTCCCATCTGGCCTGCCAGGATGTCCTGAACCTGTCCCTAGGTGAGTGCTGAGGCTGCGGGGCCAAGTCTGGGTAGGCTAGTCCACTGTCCCCATCTCTTAGTTCATGTAGTCTGTGCCTGCCGCAAGCCCTCAGGTCTtggtcattttccttttaaccatTAATGTTTATGAGTCCCAGGTGCAAATAGTTGATAGGGCACTGTAGAGCACTCCATGCCTCAAACCCTGAGCTTGGCAGTAGCACCGTATGTCCATGTTCTGCAAGACATGTTGCCACAGGTTCGTTGGGCACTGTAGCGACAGGGCACAACAGGTTTTGCGATGATGAAGTCCAGTCTAAGAGCCACTGGGGATAAGCAATCCTGGCTCCTTGGCCTATGGCTAGTGTGCCTGTGGGGGCATAGCCCAGGCCCTCTGGCTCAGCACAGTAGAGTTCAAGGACTGTCTTGGGAGACAGTGGATGGAAGCCTGGCCAGGCCTGCTCATTCCTCAGCTGGTACAAGGAGTGGGTGCCCTTATCCTCCTGGGCTGCTGCCAGACCCTATCACTTGTCTGCTGGCAGGAGTCAGGTCCTGTTCTCTTTTATTCGAAGTTCCCATCCCTCTTCAGGGCCTTGTCACTTGCTCATGGGTCTGGACCCCTTTATGCCTGTTAACACTCTCCAGTCAGGAAGGGGCTTACAGGGCCTAGCAGGCCTCTTGTAGTTTGTCCCCCTCTCCTGGAAACATCTTCCCAACCAACCCACACCCATACCAGCTCCTGAGAAATGCCTAATGTTTCTCTTGTTCCTCCCAGATTCTTCTGAtgtagagaggctggagaggttcTTTGACTCTGAAGATGAAGACTTTGAAATCTTATCCCTCTGAAGATCCTGGGGTTTGGGGATGGCCTCCATGGCCCTCGTTGGGGTGCTTTGAGAACCCAGACCTGCCTTGGGCACTCAGTGTCACCGCATTCCATCCACCCA includes the following:
- the Atg4b gene encoding cysteine protease ATG4B isoform X2 yields the protein MLRCGQMIFAQALVCRHLGRDWRWTQRERQPGSYFSVLNAFLDRKDSYYSIHQIAQMGVGEGKSIGQWYGPNTVAQVLKKLAVFDTWSSLAVHIAMDNTVVMEEIRRLCRASLPCAGAAALPTDSEPHCNGFPAGAEVTNRPSAWRPLVLLIPLRLGLTDINEAYVETLKHCFMMPQSLGVIGGKPNSAHYFIGYVGEELIYLDPHTTQPAVELTDSCFIPDESFHCQHPPCRMGIGELDPSIAVGFFCKTEEDFNDWCQQVKKLSLLGGALPMFELVEQQPSHLACQDVLNLSLDSSDVERLERFFDSEDEDFEILSL
- the Atg4b gene encoding cysteine protease ATG4B isoform X1 yields the protein MDAATLTYDTLRFAEFEDFPETSEPVWILGRKYSIFTEKDEILSDVASRLWFTYRRNFPAIGGTGPTSDTGWGCMLRCGQMIFAQALVCRHLGRDWRWTQRERQPGSYFSVLNAFLDRKDSYYSIHQIAQMGVGEGKSIGQWYGPNTVAQVLKKLAVFDTWSSLAVHIAMDNTVVMEEIRRLCRASLPCAGAAALPTDSEPHCNGFPAGAEVTNRPSAWRPLVLLIPLRLGLTDINEAYVETLKHCFMMPQSLGVIGGKPNSAHYFIGYVGEELIYLDPHTTQPAVELTDSCFIPDESFHCQHPPCRMGIGELDPSIAVGFFCKTEEDFNDWCQQVKKLSLLGGALPMFELVEQQPSHLACQDVLNLSLDSSDVERLERFFDSEDEDFEILSL